The following nucleotide sequence is from Actinomycetota bacterium.
CCTCGGTCCCGTCCTGCGACATGAGAGTTCTCCGCAGCTCCGAGAAGCCGGTGCCTTGGAGACTCGCGGCCGCATCGCCGAACTGCACACCTTCATCGGGTAGCAGGATGTAGTACGCGGAATCGTCCCCTTGGTACGGCAGCTTCGTCGCCTGCAGCACATCGGTCCTGGCGTAGGGCATCCACCGCGTCGAGTGCATCATCGCGGCGTCCACCTGCGAACCGTCGGCGCGGGTGAACGGCGCATCATAGGTGGACTCGCTCTCGAACGGCTCGACCCACTCTCCGAGGAAGTAGACGGCGTTCACCAGGTAGAGGATCGACTCCGCCGGAACCTCTTCGACGACCCGGCCGATCATCCCGTGCGTCTCCTTCTTGACCCACCGATTGATCTCGCCCTTGACGTCGTCCTTCTCGAAGTCGAGCGTCGTCACTTGCGCGCCGAAGAAATCCCGGTCCGCAGCGAGGAACGGCTCCTTGAACTCCACCCCATCCCGCGCCCAGAGCCCGTTCGCGACCTCGAGGACCTGCTTGGAGCTTCGACTGTCGAGTTGCGCGAGGAGCGAGGCCCAGTCCGCATTCGACGCAGTCGTGCCCATCGACTCGATCCGCAGGACGCGATGCATCTCCGCGGCGGTCTCACCGGCAGCGCCGTTCGCCGTCATCGACAGAGCAGCATGCACCGAAGCCGGCGATACGACCACGTTCTCACCCGCGCCGTCCGAGGTGGCCATCAGCAGGTCGACACCGAAGTCGTTGATGGCCGCAACGAGCCGCTCGCTGCGCGGCGTCCCGGCATCGGCCTTCTTCGGACGGGCCGAAGCCACCAAGGTGACTCCGTCCCCTCCCAGCCGTGCGCAGCCTGAGACTGCAACGAGTGCG
It contains:
- a CDS encoding serpin family protein produces the protein MRIRIGPTIVVCLASAVVALVAVSGCARLGGDGVTLVASARPKKADAGTPRSERLVAAINDFGVDLLMATSDGAGENVVVSPASVHAALSMTANGAAGETAAEMHRVLRIESMGTTASNADWASLLAQLDSRSSKQVLEVANGLWARDGVEFKEPFLAADRDFFGAQVTTLDFEKDDVKGEINRWVKKETHGMIGRVVEEVPAESILYLVNAVYFLGEWVEPFESESTYDAPFTRADGSQVDAAMMHSTRWMPYARTDVLQATKLPYQGDDSAYYILLPDEGVQFGDAAASLQGTGFSELRRTLMSQDGTEVALGLPKLDTECLTELAEPLSALGMPHAFDDAEADFTGMADLDVPIYIGSVLHKTKVKVDEKGTEAAAVTVSAMMTGSAAPGNEPIQFVCDRPYLFAIVDEGSGAMLFLGAVNDPTK